A genomic segment from Candidatus Brocadia sinica JPN1 encodes:
- a CDS encoding type II toxin-antitoxin system RelE/ParE family toxin, producing the protein MGKIHWSKTAQRNLEEIADYIAHDSPFYAINFIERVLQDIEKLGNFPKIGRIVPEFKKENIREIIFHNYRIVYKTEKDCIFIISLCHGSIDIVRKAKTEN; encoded by the coding sequence ATGGGTAAAATCCATTGGTCAAAAACGGCACAACGAAATCTTGAAGAAATAGCTGACTATATTGCACACGACTCTCCTTTCTATGCAATAAATTTTATTGAAAGGGTTTTGCAAGATATTGAAAAGCTTGGCAATTTCCCAAAAATCGGGAGAATAGTACCAGAATTTAAAAAAGAAAATATCAGAGAAATAATATTTCATAATTACCGGATTGTTTATAAGACAGAAAAAGATTGCATATTTATTATTTCATTATGCCATGGAAGTATTGATATCGTTAGAAAGGCAAAAACTGAAAATTAG
- the nuoE gene encoding NADH-quinone oxidoreductase subunit NuoE — protein sequence MQKIVTVNKENTSAVDLAKCRAILSKYNNATPADLIPILQQMQDAYGYLPRNTLEEITAGTRIPLSKIYGVITFYSQFSLEPRGKHTIKVCTGTACHIKGASDIKKKITEVLHINEGETTEDYKFTYEPVACLGTCFLAPVMMIDDRYYGKLTVEKTETILKSY from the coding sequence GTTGATTTAGCCAAATGTCGGGCCATACTTTCAAAATATAACAACGCAACCCCTGCAGACCTCATCCCTATCTTACAGCAAATGCAGGATGCGTATGGATATTTACCCAGAAACACTCTGGAAGAAATAACAGCCGGGACACGCATCCCCCTGAGTAAGATTTATGGCGTCATTACCTTTTACTCACAATTCTCTTTGGAACCCAGGGGCAAACATACGATTAAGGTTTGTACCGGTACAGCATGCCATATCAAAGGCGCATCTGATATAAAGAAAAAAATCACGGAAGTTCTTCATATCAATGAGGGAGAGACGACAGAAGATTACAAATTCACGTATGAACCGGTAGCCTGTCTGGGAACATGCTTTCTGGCGCCGGTCATGATGATTGACGATAGATATTACGGAAAACTGACCGTAGAAAAAACAGAGACTATACTAAAAAGTTATTAA